One window of Trifolium pratense cultivar HEN17-A07 linkage group LG5, ARS_RC_1.1, whole genome shotgun sequence genomic DNA carries:
- the LOC123886164 gene encoding uncharacterized protein LOC123886164 produces the protein MTSNNFYGEISINRPPPFNGEWYGYWKEKMKIFLQGIDLDIWDAVENGPFIPTRLVNNVVVNKPRNLWTKKEKEKVQYNLKAKTIISIALSMDEFYRVSNCSTAKEMWDTLQVTHEGTPEVKRARMNTLTRDYELFRMKSEENIKDMQTRFIHIVNHLRALGKTFNNEDLINKVLGFLNRSWQPKVTAISESRDLASMDLATLFGKLQEHEMQLNRLIENEEGEKKKKGHALAATTKNSDFEGGDSSDEDDVNMALMFQNFKKFMRHQAKPKQFRNSQKKSDEGTSFNPTCYKCGKKGHIKSECLLYQKKHEKLDRRPQIESKGRRAYISMDDNDTDSSDESDNEEANLCLMVNQEEEVNSFESEPNFTYDELLFICEELNKESSKFKKIVSTSKKTISTLESKIEVLNKEIDILKEKQVFVSNVSTYTPCENNKENIECNECNILKDKVEDLNNVLAKFTMGRDKLDIILGNQKASYNKVGLGYQPKRHTLPFKRNFSSNKTSSRPFVKCFYCNKNGHTSSICNLRKNQYLNNRWEGISNGTLPKANSKGPKMIWVPKAKN, from the coding sequence ATGActtcaaacaatttttatggGGAAATTTCCATAAATAGACCACCACCCTTCAATGGTGAATGGTATggttattggaaagaaaaaatgaaaatttttctTCAAGGTATAGACCTTGATATATGGGATGCCGTGGAAAATGGTCCTTTTATTCCCACTCGTTTAGTTAATAATGTAGTGGTGAATAAACCAAGAAATCTTTGgaccaaaaaggaaaaagaaaaggtacAATACAATTTGAAGGCTAAAACAATCATAAGTATTGCTTTAAGCATGGATGAGTTTTACCGAGTTTCAAATTGTAGTACCGCCAAGGAAATGTGGGACACCCTTCAAGTGACCCATGAGGGAACTCCCGAGGTCAAGAGGGCAAGAATGAACACATTAACTCGTGACTATGAACTATTTAGGATGAAATcggaagaaaatataaaagatatgcaAACACGATTCATCCACATAGTTAATCATCTCCGAGCACTTGGAAAAACTTTCAATAATGAGGATTTAATTAACAAAGTTCTTGGATTTCTAAATCGGAGTTGGCAACCCAAAGTGACTGCCATTTCAGAATCTAGAGATTTAGCATCTATGGACTTGGCTACTCTTTTTGGAAAACTGCAGGAACACGAGATGCAACTAAATCGACTCATAGAAAATGAAgaaggagaaaagaaaaagaaagggcaTGCTTTAGCTGCAACTACCAAAAATAGTGACTTTGAAGGTGGTGACAGTTCTGATGAAGATGACGTGAACATGGCtttaatgtttcaaaatttcaaaaagttcATGCGACACCAAGCTAAACCAAAACAATTTCGAAATTCTCAAAAGAAAAGTGATGAAGGAACCTCTTTCAATCCAACATGCTATAAGTGTGGTAAGAAAGGTCATATAAAATCTGAGTGTCTGCTATATCAAAAGAAACATGAGAAATTAGATAGAAGACCACAAATAGAATCTAAAGGGAGAAGGGCTTACATTTCAATGGACGATAACGACACGGATTCATCCGACGAATCAGATAATGAGGAAGCAAATCTATGTCTCATGGTTAATCAAGAAGAAGAGGTAAATTCATTTGAATCTGAGCCCAACTTTACTTATGATGAGTTGCTTTTTATTTGTGAAGAATTAAACAAAGAGTCtagtaaatttaaaaaaattgtttctacttCTAAGAAAACTATTTCCACTCTTGAATCAAAAATTGaagttttaaataaggaaataGATATTCTTAAAGAGAAACAAGTTTTCGTAAGTAATGTCTCTACTTACACCCCTTgtgaaaacaacaaagaaaatattgaatgtAATGAATGCAATATATTGAAAGATAAAGTTGAAGATTTGAATAATGTTCTTGCAAAATTCACAATGGGTAGAGACAAACTAGACATCATTTTGGGCAATCAAAAGGCAAGTTATAATAAAGTCGGTTTGGGTTATCAACCAAAAAGACACACTTTAccttttaaaagaaattttagcTCAAACAAGACTTCTAGTAGACCTTTTGTTAAATGTTTCTATTGCAACAAAAATGGTCATACTTCATCTATTTGTAATTTGAGAAAGAaccaatatttaaataataggTGGGAAGGAATCTCAAATGGCACTTTGCCTAAAGCTAACTCTAAAGGACCCAAAATGATTTGGGTACCAAAagccaaaaattga